CTACGACCATCACAGCCACCGGACTCCGTTCGCCCAACGCGCGGCTCGGGACCCGGTCACGCCCAACACCGCGTACACAAGCACCACCCAGGCGTACAGCCCACACCCGTCAGTGCATCGCTCCTGTTCGACTACGCAGAGTCCGTGACCGTTTGACCGGGGTCCGTCATGGAGCGACCGCGCGAACGAGGAGCGTCCCGATGTGCCCCGGGTGAGGCGCGTCGAGGACCTGCGCCTCAGCCGTGGGGAACCCGCCCCGGGTGAGCAGGCGCTGCCAGACGGCCGGGCGGTAGCTGTAGCGGTAGGTGAACATCGCCTTTCCGGCGAAGCCTCCCTTGTACATGCCCTGCGGCCCGTACGCGCCGGGGATGGCCGGCGGCTGCGAGAACACGAAGACACCGCCGGGCCTGAGCCTCCTGCGGACAAGGGGGAAGAGACGGCCCGGGTCGGTGAACCAGGCGGCTCCGAAGATCGAGTAGACCGCGTCGTATACCTCCTCGTGCTCGCTCAGGTACTCCAGTACCTCGGAGCACACGAACTCCGCGCCGGTGCCCGCCCACTTCGTGGTGGTCTTCTTCACCATGACGGGAGACAGATCAACGCCCCGAGCGGCGATGCCGCGCTGAGCGAGGTAGGCGAGAGCGCGGCCGGTGCCACAGCCGATCTCCAGGACGGAACGCGGGTCGCCGAGCAGTTCCGGACCGGGTCCGTGTCCGGCGTACTGGGTCCAGCAGAAGCTCGGCTCCGCGTCGTCCTTGAAGGCGGAAGCGGCGAAGGTGTCCCACAGCTCCGTCTCGGCGGCGATGTCGTGTTGTGCGGGCAAGGCGATTCCTCTTCGCAGGGGCTGGCCCCTGTCC
This portion of the Streptomyces sp. NBC_01750 genome encodes:
- a CDS encoding class I SAM-dependent methyltransferase, which produces MPAQHDIAAETELWDTFAASAFKDDAEPSFCWTQYAGHGPGPELLGDPRSVLEIGCGTGRALAYLAQRGIAARGVDLSPVMVKKTTTKWAGTGAEFVCSEVLEYLSEHEEVYDAVYSIFGAAWFTDPGRLFPLVRRRLRPGGVFVFSQPPAIPGAYGPQGMYKGGFAGKAMFTYRYSYRPAVWQRLLTRGGFPTAEAQVLDAPHPGHIGTLLVRAVAP